The region ATGTATTCATGAGAAGAGAATGCCGTTCAGGAGGAACGGCAGCAACGAGATGGGGTTTTCTGCGGGATGATACAACAAGCGGTCCAGACAGCAGGCGCCAGGCGGCCTTCAGCGCGGGGAAATTAGTCCTCCCACTGGCTGACCAGCTCGCCGTTGACGTACAGCGCCTTCGGCCGCGTGACGGGCTCCGGCAGCGGCGGCTCGGGGGAATACGTCGCGTGCAGAGCGCCCTGCTCCTGGGAAACAAGAATACGCTCGGTTAATTGCACGCTGATGGTGATATCCATCGTATCGTCATCGTTTAAGACGATGGAGAAGGTGTAGCCGTTTTTGCGTCCTTCATCGAGGGTAAAAATATCCGGCTGGTTTTCCCGAAGCCAGGCCAGCACCGGGACGAAAAATCCCTCGCTGTCGCCGGTGAAGCCGCTGACCTTCGCGTTCAGCGCATACCGCTTTTCAAAGGAGAGCGAGGAGGCCAGTCGGGCGTCAATATTGCCGCCTCCGACCGACATCTGCAGGCGCTCCGGGTTGGCATTGAGTTGGGGGATCGCGTCAATTAATGCCTGACGCAGGCTCTTGAGTTTGTGCATCGAGTTTATCCTGACAGTCTTTAATGGTTTCAACCTGCAGCGCGCAGGCGATAAGGGCGTATTCCAGCCTGCGAATATCCGCGCTGAGATCGCCGTTAGTGGCGGGTTCGCTTCCCGGCATCGGGCAGCGGCTCACCTTCGGGCAGGCGTTGTAAACAATGGGCTGCGGAGGCGCAGGCGGAGCGGGTGTGCAGCCTGCGGACAGCATCAGGCAGCTGAGCGGTATACCAGCGGCGTAACGCTTCATTTTCATTGAGTAATCTCCCGATAGTCGCTTCCCGTCTTGCCCTCTCCTCGCCCGCGGTAGCAAGCTCCTCACGGAGCCTGACCTGGGCATTTTCATTTGTTCTGGCCATCCGCTGCGACAGGGACAGCTGCTGGTTAAGCGTGGCGAGGGCCGTTTTTTGCTCGCTGGCGACCCGATTGGCCGTGGCTAAGGAACGCGACAGGTTCAGGTTGTCATGACGAAGCCACAGCGTGATGGCCAGCAGCCCGGCCAGCGCCAGCATGAGCGTTCTCATGGCAGCCCCTTCATGCACCAGGCCTTCTCGCGGACGCGACGGTTTTCCAGACCGGCATTTTTGACGCCGTTGACGTACACCCAGCGGGTAAGCTGCCCGCATGCCTGCGGCCACTGTTTACGTTTGATAAAGGACACCAGCGTCGAACGGCAGGCGGCGCCTGCGCCGACATTAAAGGTAAAACTCACCAGCGCGTCATAGACCCGGGGCGGCATCTCCACCGGCGCACACGCCGCCAGACGCCGCTCAACGTTGAGCACATCAGCGACCAGATTTACCGCAGCCTCACGCTCGGTAATGTCCCGCGTTGGCACAACGTTTGCCGTGTGGCCAATGCCGGACGTCCATACGCCGGCGCTACACCGGTAGGGCGAGAGGCGACATCCTTCGAGATCGGCAATCAACGCCAACCCTTCCGGGGACGTTTTCAGTAATTGAAAGTCAGGCATCAGCACCGCCAGGGCCAGCACGCCGGCGACGCTGCAACGCTTAATGATTGAGTTCACGAATGCTCTTCTTATCGAGGCCAAGAGACTGGAGATAGCGCCAGGTTTTTCGCTTAAACCAGTAATTCGTTAATGCGGTAAAAATGGCGCACAGACTCCCCACGTACAGCGCGACTTTTTCAGGAGACATCGCCCCGAACCAGGCCAGCGCCACGGCCAGCCAGTAGGCGATAACCGTGGTGATTTTCTCCAGGCTCAGTCCCATAGGTTTACGGATTCTTTTGTGGGGGCGCTATTCACCTCCGGCATCTCTACCGGCGTGCCGTGAGGCAAGATAACGCCTAACTCCGCGAGGCCAGGATTGGCCTTCAGAACGGCTTCAACGACGCCAGCCGTGCGCCCATAAAAGCGGGCGCAAACGGCATCAAGCGTGTCCCCCTGCATTGCATAGATTTTCATCAGACGCTCCCAACATCCGGTTTCCAGGTACCGTAGAGTTTCCCGGGCCAGCAGGCTTTTCGCTATCGCTGGCAGATGGACAATCGCGGGCACAACAGATCGTCCGCGAGCGGCGAAGCGTGATTCAGCGGAAGCGCAAAACAGGAATGAGGGTGTTGGTACGGGCGATGACGCCGGGGCTAGCGCCAGCTCTCGTCTTCCCAGACTTCCCGGAGGATAGCGTCCAGCGCCTCGCGATCGGCTTCTTTTTCAAGCCCCTGGAGCTCGACCCCCGTCACCGATCCGATTTTCACGTTCACCCGCGATGACGGAAACAGGGATCGTATTCTGCGGGTCAGTTCGCACTGAAAGGCCTCCACGACGGCATGGCCAATCTGCTGATCTTTATCGAGAGTAATGTTCACCCGAACGTTGCCCCCTTTTTTGACTCGTTCCGGAACAGGCGATGCTGAGAACACAACGGTAAATGCGTTGTTCTTGATTAAATTTCCCCGCGCAATCTCAGCAATCAAATTCAGGGCAATCTCACGATCTCTTTCCTGACACGTTCCTTCCGTCGTCAGTCGCGCAATCAGCTCGACTCGTTCAATCATGACCTGCTCGTTCAACTCTCTGTCCACACAACCTCCACCACGAGATACTGTATAAACATACAGTAGCACGTATTCATAAAAAGAGTGAAGCGAAAAAATCAGAACCCTTCACGGTATGTGCATGATATGGATGGAGATTAGCGGGCTCTCTGAGCGAAGAGATCCGTTAAATACCCAATACGTTCAAGGATTTTCCGCGCCTTTTGCTGGTAAGAACACGGTGCCGGAAATAGCGATCCGTCAGCTGCGCCCCTGCACCATTTATCGTTAAAGCGGCTGATGCCTCCCGCCATCAGATGCAGGGCTTCTGCCCGGCTGATGGCTATCCCGGTGACGAGCCGTATCTCATCGATCACCTTCTCCGGTACGCCGTTCTGCGGGTCGCTCGCGAAGACGACGGGCGACGACGCGCCAGGGCGGATGAATTTGATGCGTTCGGTTAACGCCCGCCTCGCACGTCGGCTGAGGGGTTGAGAAAGATCGGTCTGCGTACAGTTATTGACAGAACTCCGAGAGGATACGGGCACATCCTTAAGATCCGCAGCCCGCTTCGGCACAATTTTCCACTGCGTGAGTCGGGTTAAAACTGGGCTGCCCGCGCCAACGGCGGAATCGTACACGCCGCGGATGCGGACCGTTTCCTCGCCGTACTGGTTAAACCCGGCGCTCGGCTCATACAGCGTGCGCACCTGTAAATCATCGCGACGCACAAACGGCCCGCCCTGCGCAGTAACGTAACCCGCCCAGTCCCCGGCGTCGGCAGCCTCCTGGACGGCGGCAAACTCAACGCTCAGACCGCGCGCGGCCTCGGCATCCACCAGACGTCGCAGCTCGCGGTAGACCGTTACCGGCGCGCCGCCGATGAACTGAAACTGGCGAATGTGCCAGCGTCCCGCCCAGGCCGACACGGCGGACGCCGTCTCTTTCAGCAATCCACCGCTTTCGCTATCGGTCTCGCCATCGAGCGCATAGCCGTCGATATTCTTTGAGATGTATTTGGCGATATAGCCGGTAGCGCTGCCTTTCTGCGGATCGATCGCGTCCGCGTGAAAGCGCGCCTGTCTGGCGCTTTCGCTCTGCAGCTCAGCGTTCTCCTCCTGCCGCGCGTAGTCCCCGATAATCCGGCGAACGCATTCGACGTCTTCCGGCAGCATAAACATCAGCATGTGCCAGTGGGGCGTACCGTCGTGATGGGGTTCCGCAACGCGGATACCAAAGATACGGCGCCCGTCCCGGTGCAGTTTTGCGCGGATACGCGCCCACAGGCGGGTAAAGTAGATTTGCGTATCCGTCGGGCTGGCCCCGTTCCACTTCGCGTTGGGAAAGCCTGATTTCAGCGTCGCGTGATACTGCGCGGGTGCGGTTAAGGTATAGAACTCGCCCACGTAGCCCAGCGACTCACAGATATTTTCAAACCCGCGGATGCGGGTCATCAGTTCACAGCGACGTATCGCCGGGTTGGCCACCGAGCTATCGTATTTTTCAATCAGGCTGATGCGGTTTCCCTCTTCATCTTCCAGCTCCATGCCCTTGAGAAATTCGCGCGTGCGGCGCTTCTGCTCGCGCCACTCGGTCACGCAGCGTTTGCTCGCATACGCCGCTCTCCGTTTGCTGACGTTGCCGAGGGCAATCTGCAGATGTTCGCGCCAGGCAGCCGCGACCCGACGCAGGCGCCCGCGCCACCACGCCTCGGAAAACATGCGGATCACCGCTGCGGCAACGTCATCTTTGTTGAAAAATGTCTTCGACACCCGCTCCCAGTGCGGTGGCGACACGTTGAACTGTCGGGCGATCAGTCCGGCGCGCTGATACCAGACGTACAGCGTCTGGTATTCGCCCATTTCAGCATCGTTAATATTCGCCAGCTCGCCGCGTATAAAGCTGGCGATATCTGCGGCCAGCAGGTCGATGTCCGCGCGGGACATATCCGGAAGGCGGTTATAGCGGGCCACCAGTTCGACCATCCGCGAGGCGAGGTATTGCAAAAGCTGAGTGTCGAAATGGCCGTCAAACACGACCCTGGAGAATTCGTCGTGCAGGCCTGTGCAGGCATAGCGATCGGAGACCCGCCGCAGGCGAGGTAACATCCTTTTGCAGAAGCGGATCAAAAAGGCGTTAGCCTGCGGGCTGCCCCGATGCTGTTCGAGGGCGTCAACCGTGCGCCAGATTTCGAAGCGTACGCAGTCGGGCTGCTGTGAAAGGGCAATTCTTGCCTGCTGCAGCGCCGCGAAAAGGCGATCGCGGC is a window of Enterobacter cloacae complex sp. ECNIH7 DNA encoding:
- a CDS encoding phage tail protein, which encodes MHKLKSLRQALIDAIPQLNANPERLQMSVGGGNIDARLASSLSFEKRYALNAKVSGFTGDSEGFFVPVLAWLRENQPDIFTLDEGRKNGYTFSIVLNDDDTMDITISVQLTERILVSQEQGALHATYSPEPPLPEPVTRPKALYVNGELVSQWED
- the lysC gene encoding Rz1-like lysis system protein LysC (LysC is an Rz1-like component of a phage lytic system, substantially overlapping although not fully embedded in the gene for the Rz-like LysB component.) gives rise to the protein MLSAGCTPAPPAPPQPIVYNACPKVSRCPMPGSEPATNGDLSADIRRLEYALIACALQVETIKDCQDKLDAQTQEPASGIN
- the lysB gene encoding Rz-like lysis system protein LysB (The gene for this Rz-like phage lysis system protein may overlap extensively with the gene for the other spanin subunit, the Rz1-like protein in the outer membrane.), which codes for MRTLMLALAGLLAITLWLRHDNLNLSRSLATANRVASEQKTALATLNQQLSLSQRMARTNENAQVRLREELATAGEERARREATIGRLLNENEALRRWYTAQLPDAVRRLHTRSACASAAHCLQRLPEGEPLPDAGKRTRH
- a CDS encoding lysozyme, whose translation is MNSIIKRCSVAGVLALAVLMPDFQLLKTSPEGLALIADLEGCRLSPYRCSAGVWTSGIGHTANVVPTRDITEREAAVNLVADVLNVERRLAACAPVEMPPRVYDALVSFTFNVGAGAACRSTLVSFIKRKQWPQACGQLTRWVYVNGVKNAGLENRRVREKAWCMKGLP
- a CDS encoding HP1 family phage holin, whose translation is MGLSLEKITTVIAYWLAVALAWFGAMSPEKVALYVGSLCAIFTALTNYWFKRKTWRYLQSLGLDKKSIRELNH
- a CDS encoding tail protein X, producing MKIYAMQGDTLDAVCARFYGRTAGVVEAVLKANPGLAELGVILPHGTPVEMPEVNSAPTKESVNLWD
- a CDS encoding DinI-like family protein: MDRELNEQVMIERVELIARLTTEGTCQERDREIALNLIAEIARGNLIKNNAFTVVFSASPVPERVKKGGNVRVNITLDKDQQIGHAVVEAFQCELTRRIRSLFPSSRVNVKIGSVTGVELQGLEKEADREALDAILREVWEDESWR
- a CDS encoding replication endonuclease, producing MATSFAYPWNAPRSAIASPYLTHAQQQRRDRLFAALQQARIALSQQPDCVRFEIWRTVDALEQHRGSPQANAFLIRFCKRMLPRLRRVSDRYACTGLHDEFSRVVFDGHFDTQLLQYLASRMVELVARYNRLPDMSRADIDLLAADIASFIRGELANINDAEMGEYQTLYVWYQRAGLIARQFNVSPPHWERVSKTFFNKDDVAAAVIRMFSEAWWRGRLRRVAAAWREHLQIALGNVSKRRAAYASKRCVTEWREQKRRTREFLKGMELEDEEGNRISLIEKYDSSVANPAIRRCELMTRIRGFENICESLGYVGEFYTLTAPAQYHATLKSGFPNAKWNGASPTDTQIYFTRLWARIRAKLHRDGRRIFGIRVAEPHHDGTPHWHMLMFMLPEDVECVRRIIGDYARQEENAELQSESARQARFHADAIDPQKGSATGYIAKYISKNIDGYALDGETDSESGGLLKETASAVSAWAGRWHIRQFQFIGGAPVTVYRELRRLVDAEAARGLSVEFAAVQEAADAGDWAGYVTAQGGPFVRRDDLQVRTLYEPSAGFNQYGEETVRIRGVYDSAVGAGSPVLTRLTQWKIVPKRAADLKDVPVSSRSSVNNCTQTDLSQPLSRRARRALTERIKFIRPGASSPVVFASDPQNGVPEKVIDEIRLVTGIAISRAEALHLMAGGISRFNDKWCRGAADGSLFPAPCSYQQKARKILERIGYLTDLFAQRAR